In Deltaproteobacteria bacterium, the genomic window ATGCCGAAAACCTTGTTCCTCGTCTGCGGGGAGCCTTCCGGGGAAGCGTACGCCGCGCGGGTGGCGCGCGCGTTCCGGGGCCGCTTCCCGGGTGTCCCGATGGAGGGGATCGGAAGCGCGCTCCTCGCGGCGGAAGGGGTGAGGCTCCTGCGGGATTACGGCGACATCTCCGTCATCGGCGTCACGGAAGCGCTTCGGCGCCTTCCGGCGATCCGGGCGGCCCTTTCCGCGGCCACGGAGCGCGTGAGCCGTCCCGACATCGGTGCGGTGCTGCTCGTCGACTTCCCCGACTTCAACTTCCGGGTGGGGAGGACCGCCGCGCGGCGTGGGATCCCCGTGGTCTACTACATTCCCCCTCAGGTGTGGGCCTGGCGTCCCGGCCGGGCGAAGACCCTCGCCCGGTTCACGAAGGGCGCCGTCGTCCTGTTCCCCTTCGAGGTGGAGTTTCTTCGCGCGAGCGGCGTCAACGCCGTCTTCGCCGGGCATCCGATCCTCGACGAGATCGCCCCGTTCCTCGACGCGCCTCCCGATCCGGAGCGGTTCGGGATCCCCCCGGGGAAGCGCGGGATCGGCCTTCTCCCCGGAAGCCGGCCGGGAGAAGTGGCCGCGCACCTTCCGATCCTGCTCGCCGCCGCTCGCCTCCTCCTTCAACGGTTTCCCGACCTCCACTTCGCCCTGCCCGTGGCGCGGCCGTCGCTGCGGGAGGCGATCGCGCGCGAAGTCGCGGGGTCGGGGCTTTCGGTCACGCTGGTGGACGAGGCGCGGCAACTCCTCTTCCGGGGGCTGGAAGCCGCGATGGCGGTTTCGGGAACCGTCACGCTCGAGCTTGCCCTGCTCGGCACGCCGGCGGTCATCGTTTACCGGACCTCCTGGTTGAGCTACCAGATCGGCCATCGCCTGGCGAGGGTCGACTGCGTCGGCCTTCCCAATATCGCCTCGGGAGAGAGGTTCCTTCCGGAATTGATCCAGGACGACTGCACCCCCTCGCGGATCGCCGGCGCCGTGGGGGAGATCCTGGCCGATCCTTTGCTTCGGGAACGTCTGCGCGCGAAGGGGCTCTCGCTGCGTTCGCTCCTCCGCGGCCCGGGCCCCACGGAGGCGGTCGTTTCGATGCTGGGGAAGGAGGCGGCGGGAGCATGGGCATGAGCCTGTACCGGCGGATGCTCGAGTACACCCGGCCGTACGTTCCGAGGCTCCTCTTCGCGATGGTCGTGATGGTCGGCGTGTCCGCCCT contains:
- the lpxB gene encoding lipid-A-disaccharide synthase, which translates into the protein MPKTLFLVCGEPSGEAYAARVARAFRGRFPGVPMEGIGSALLAAEGVRLLRDYGDISVIGVTEALRRLPAIRAALSAATERVSRPDIGAVLLVDFPDFNFRVGRTAARRGIPVVYYIPPQVWAWRPGRAKTLARFTKGAVVLFPFEVEFLRASGVNAVFAGHPILDEIAPFLDAPPDPERFGIPPGKRGIGLLPGSRPGEVAAHLPILLAAARLLLQRFPDLHFALPVARPSLREAIAREVAGSGLSVTLVDEARQLLFRGLEAAMAVSGTVTLELALLGTPAVIVYRTSWLSYQIGHRLARVDCVGLPNIASGERFLPELIQDDCTPSRIAGAVGEILADPLLRERLRAKGLSLRSLLRGPGPTEAVVSMLGKEAAGAWA